In a genomic window of Tissierellales bacterium:
- a CDS encoding methyl-accepting chemotaxis protein: MKLKGKLIGVIGLVVIVMIITIMGFNLYSAGRLADEIVGHQMDMQLEAIEASVSEAKEVVDITQKALDKKHINIARAVAEILENDKSQLETEKMISLAKALDVDEIHVVDENGILVSGNIPGFFGFDFNTTEQTKPFLKLINQSDGKLAQEASVRGTDQQLFQYIGVSRIDAKGVVQIGISPKAISDITSKMNVQKTLENLKLSGSGFAFIADKNGVIKNHKEPAEIGMDIEGHAYSEGIKESNGGLFEFEIESNGYYGQAREFENQILFVALPTKSTDKAVFGITKNSIIIGFIGFILLIILINLSLKKLVIKPIQKIEEAMNRVGEGYFNETIDIKSKDEIGKLATNFNKMTENVQALVGETNHTVEEIALESSKINEAVAGLSMTSSQVTEAVEDIAAGATDMAQEVGERLELGRELGGRIGHMMDRLTQAEADTNNMKNSNEIGKASIEVLDQKFKKTVESTEQADQKISELAEKSKSIEEIVETIKGISEQTNLLALNASIEAARAGEHGKGFAVVADEIRKLAEQSGKATTEINEIIDNIVSIVDSANETMEDTRTIVSEANNDLNDTKAAFETIDKSAQTVSLSMDELSLGMEYIDETKETLIGALESIASLSQESAASTEEISASTEEQTARIDEIAESVDRFNENIRLLEDEMNKFKI; encoded by the coding sequence ATGAAATTAAAGGGGAAACTAATAGGAGTGATTGGATTAGTTGTAATTGTAATGATAATAACAATTATGGGATTCAATTTGTATTCAGCGGGGAGATTAGCGGACGAAATCGTAGGGCATCAGATGGATATGCAATTAGAGGCCATAGAGGCTTCGGTAAGTGAAGCTAAAGAGGTAGTTGATATTACACAAAAGGCATTAGATAAAAAACATATAAATATAGCTAGAGCTGTAGCTGAAATTTTAGAGAATGACAAGAGTCAGTTAGAGACAGAAAAAATGATATCACTTGCAAAAGCCCTAGATGTAGATGAAATACATGTGGTAGATGAAAATGGAATTTTGGTAAGTGGTAATATACCTGGATTTTTTGGATTTGATTTTAATACAACTGAGCAGACAAAGCCGTTTTTGAAACTAATAAATCAGAGTGATGGGAAATTAGCTCAAGAGGCTAGTGTTAGGGGTACAGATCAGCAATTATTTCAATATATTGGAGTTAGCCGAATAGATGCAAAAGGTGTAGTTCAGATAGGAATATCGCCTAAGGCTATATCAGATATTACTTCGAAGATGAACGTACAAAAAACGCTTGAAAATCTTAAACTTAGTGGAAGTGGTTTTGCATTTATAGCAGACAAAAATGGAGTAATCAAAAATCATAAAGAACCAGCTGAGATAGGAATGGATATAGAAGGACATGCATATAGTGAAGGAATAAAGGAATCAAATGGGGGTTTATTTGAATTTGAGATAGAATCAAATGGATATTATGGACAGGCTAGAGAGTTTGAGAATCAGATACTATTTGTAGCATTACCGACAAAATCTACAGATAAAGCGGTGTTTGGAATCACGAAAAACTCTATTATAATAGGATTTATAGGATTTATATTGTTGATAATTTTGATTAATTTATCACTTAAGAAGCTCGTAATAAAACCAATACAGAAAATAGAAGAAGCAATGAATAGAGTTGGCGAAGGGTATTTCAATGAAACTATAGATATAAAGTCTAAAGATGAAATAGGAAAACTTGCTACTAATTTTAACAAAATGACAGAAAATGTTCAGGCATTAGTTGGTGAAACAAACCATACTGTTGAGGAGATTGCACTAGAATCCTCTAAGATAAATGAAGCTGTAGCAGGTTTATCTATGACGAGTTCACAAGTTACTGAAGCGGTTGAGGACATAGCAGCTGGAGCAACAGATATGGCACAGGAAGTTGGAGAACGATTAGAGCTAGGACGAGAACTTGGTGGCCGAATAGGACATATGATGGATAGGCTTACTCAAGCGGAAGCAGATACTAATAATATGAAAAATAGCAATGAGATAGGAAAAGCATCAATAGAAGTTCTAGATCAAAAATTCAAGAAAACAGTTGAGTCTACAGAACAAGCAGATCAGAAAATAAGTGAATTGGCAGAGAAATCTAAATCGATTGAAGAGATAGTAGAGACTATAAAGGGAATTTCAGAGCAGACTAATTTGCTAGCATTAAACGCATCTATAGAGGCAGCTAGAGCTGGCGAACATGGGAAAGGTTTTGCAGTTGTTGCAGATGAAATAAGAAAGTTAGCTGAGCAATCGGGAAAAGCAACTACAGAAATAAACGAGATAATTGATAACATAGTTTCAATAGTTGATAGTGCAAATGAAACTATGGAAGATACTAGAACTATAGTTTCAGAAGCTAATAATGATTTGAATGATACAAAAGCTGCATTTGAGACTATAGATAAGAGTGCGCAAACAGTGTCACTGTCTATGGATGAACTTAGTCTTGGTATGGAATATATTGATGAAACAAAAGAAACTTTGATAGGGGCGCTTGAATCTATAGCATCGTTGTCTCAAGAATCAGCGGCATCAACGGAAGAAATCAGTGCATCAACAGAAGAACAGACAGCTAGAATAGATGAAATCGCTGAATCAGTGGATAGATTCAACGAAAACATCAGATTACTAGAAGATGAAATGAATAAATTTAAAATTTAA